Proteins encoded within one genomic window of Congzhengia minquanensis:
- a CDS encoding FeoA family protein produces the protein MKGSCLSVLRPGEYGVVSGLSGENGIKRRLQDLGLVEGTKVLCLQRSPLGDPTAFSIRGAVIALREEDSSNIFIK, from the coding sequence ATGAAGGGTAGTTGCTTATCGGTGCTGCGTCCCGGCGAATATGGCGTGGTGTCGGGCCTTTCCGGAGAAAACGGGATCAAGCGGAGACTGCAGGATTTAGGACTGGTTGAAGGAACAAAAGTGTTGTGCCTGCAAAGAAGCCCGCTGGGGGATCCAACGGCATTTTCAATCCGTGGTGCGGTTATTGCGCTGCGGGAAGAAGATTCATCAAACATATTTATTAAATAG
- a CDS encoding phenylacetate--CoA ligase family protein codes for MEKNYYQPEIETMPVEKIRALQSERLVKQVKHVYENVPYYRRLMDEKGVTPEDIHGIEDLHKLPFLTKADLREAYPYGLLAKPLSECVRIQSTSGTTGKRVVAFYTQHDVDLWEDCCARAVVAAGGTNEDVCQVCYGYGLFTGGPGLNGGSHKVGCLTLPMSSGNTERQIQFMMDLGSTILCCTPSYAAYIGESLKERGYKPEDNKLKAGIFGAEPWTEEMRRDIENSLGIKAYDIYGLTETSGPGVSFECSEQTGMHINEDHFIAEIIDPETGEVLPEGSKGELVFTSITKEAFPLLRYRTRDICVLSREKCSCGRTFVKMTKPMGRSDDMMIIRGVNVFPSQIETVLLNEGYSPNYQIVVDRENNTDTLDINVELSPEMFSDTVKSVTGREKKLAEAIKTMLGISPAVHLVPPKTIARSEGKAVRVIDKRKLV; via the coding sequence ATGGAAAAGAACTACTACCAGCCGGAAATTGAAACAATGCCCGTGGAGAAAATCCGTGCGCTGCAATCGGAAAGACTGGTAAAACAAGTGAAACATGTTTATGAAAATGTTCCCTACTACCGCAGGCTTATGGACGAAAAAGGCGTTACACCGGAAGACATTCACGGCATTGAAGATTTACATAAGCTTCCGTTTTTGACGAAAGCAGACCTGCGCGAGGCCTATCCTTACGGCTTGTTGGCAAAACCGCTGTCTGAGTGTGTGAGAATTCAGTCTACGTCAGGCACCACGGGCAAGCGCGTTGTTGCGTTTTACACCCAGCACGACGTTGACCTTTGGGAGGACTGCTGTGCCCGCGCCGTGGTGGCAGCAGGCGGAACCAACGAAGACGTGTGCCAGGTTTGTTACGGCTATGGTCTCTTTACCGGCGGTCCGGGCTTAAACGGCGGTTCCCACAAGGTGGGCTGTTTAACGTTGCCCATGTCGTCGGGAAACACCGAACGCCAAATTCAGTTTATGATGGATTTGGGGTCAACAATTTTGTGCTGTACGCCATCTTATGCCGCTTATATCGGCGAAAGCTTAAAGGAGCGGGGCTATAAGCCGGAGGACAACAAGCTGAAAGCCGGCATTTTCGGCGCCGAACCGTGGACGGAAGAAATGCGCAGAGATATTGAAAACTCATTGGGAATTAAAGCCTATGATATTTATGGTTTAACCGAAACAAGCGGCCCGGGAGTTTCGTTTGAGTGCAGCGAGCAGACCGGTATGCATATTAACGAAGACCATTTCATTGCCGAAATTATCGATCCCGAAACAGGCGAAGTGCTGCCCGAAGGCAGCAAGGGCGAGCTGGTGTTCACCTCAATCACCAAAGAGGCGTTCCCGCTGCTTCGCTACCGCACCCGCGACATTTGTGTATTATCCCGTGAGAAATGCTCCTGCGGAAGAACCTTTGTAAAAATGACAAAGCCAATGGGCAGAAGCGACGATATGATGATTATCCGCGGCGTTAACGTGTTCCCGTCACAGATTGAAACCGTGTTGCTAAACGAGGGATATTCGCCCAACTACCAAATTGTTGTTGACCGCGAAAACAACACCGATACGTTAGACATCAACGTGGAGCTTTCTCCCGAGATGTTCTCAGACACCGTAAAATCAGTAACAGGCCGGGAGAAAAAGCTTGCAGAGGCAATTAAAACCATGCTGGGAATCAGCCCTGCTGTGCACCTTGTTCCCCCGAAAACCATTGCCCGCAGCGAGGGCAAGGCTGTTAGGGTAATTGACAAGCGGAAATTGGTTTAA
- the feoB gene encoding ferrous iron transport protein B, producing the protein MGLTKASTGAAAVDCFAYDAQEDEGTRIALAGNPNVGKSTVFNELTGMHQHTGNWPGKTVTGAKGECTYKDTKFTFVDLPGCYSLMAHSAEEEVARDFICFGEPDAVVVVCDATCLERNLNLVLQTIEITKKTIVCVNLMDEARKKKIAIDIRKLEQLLGVPVVCTAARSGTGLEELLEKLEEKVKQPNETSIPVVYEESLEKAIHMVEKQILNICKDKISPRWTALKLIEGDVQAIDSVTWYLETDIKMAAGESVESARALLNENEMNDSNLQDKIVSSIVKRAEEIAEETVTFENEKYDEKDRKIDRVLTGKWGFGVMLFMLLIIFWLTIAGSNYPSQLLSAFLFQTEEWIYNGLSYIGCPVFILEMAVHGLYRMLIWVVSVMLPPMAIFFPLFTLLEDLGYLPRVAFNLDKCFKKCSACGKQALTMCMGFGCNAAGVVGCRIIDSPRERLIAMITNNFVPCNGRFPTLISIISMFVITAAAGFWQSAGSAVVLLGVIMLGIFMTFLVSKLLSVTVLKGVPSSFTLELPPYRKPQIGKVLIRSIFDRTLFVLGRAAAVAAPAGLIIWLMANVTVGGNTLLAICCGALDPFGRAIGMDGVIIMAFILGFPANETVIPIMLMAYLSGGSLMEAASLSELRQVLVSNGWTYVTAINVMLFSLMHWPCSTTLMTIKKESGSMKWTLAAAAIPTAMGIGLCFLVTLTAKFVTGII; encoded by the coding sequence ATGGGATTAACAAAGGCATCAACCGGGGCTGCTGCTGTTGATTGTTTCGCGTATGATGCGCAGGAGGACGAGGGAACCCGTATTGCACTCGCGGGAAATCCAAATGTTGGAAAAAGCACGGTTTTCAACGAGCTTACGGGCATGCACCAGCACACAGGAAACTGGCCGGGCAAAACGGTTACCGGTGCGAAGGGAGAATGTACATATAAAGACACAAAATTTACGTTCGTTGACTTGCCGGGCTGCTATTCGCTGATGGCACATTCTGCAGAAGAGGAGGTTGCGCGGGATTTTATATGTTTTGGCGAGCCTGATGCAGTTGTTGTAGTGTGCGACGCCACATGCTTGGAGCGAAACTTAAATCTGGTTTTGCAGACCATTGAAATTACCAAAAAGACCATTGTTTGCGTAAATTTGATGGACGAAGCAAGAAAAAAGAAAATCGCTATTGACATTAGAAAATTAGAACAGCTGCTGGGGGTGCCTGTGGTTTGCACTGCGGCAAGAAGCGGAACCGGGCTGGAAGAGCTTTTAGAAAAGCTTGAGGAAAAGGTGAAACAGCCGAATGAAACAAGCATTCCCGTTGTGTATGAGGAAAGCTTAGAAAAAGCAATTCACATGGTAGAAAAGCAAATTTTGAACATCTGTAAAGACAAAATTAGTCCGCGGTGGACGGCCTTAAAGCTCATTGAGGGCGACGTGCAGGCCATTGATTCCGTGACCTGGTATCTTGAAACCGACATCAAAATGGCCGCGGGTGAAAGTGTAGAAAGTGCGCGGGCGCTTTTAAATGAAAACGAAATGAATGACAGCAATCTTCAGGATAAAATTGTTTCATCAATTGTAAAGCGGGCCGAAGAAATTGCCGAGGAAACCGTAACGTTTGAAAACGAGAAATACGATGAGAAGGACAGGAAAATCGACAGGGTTTTAACAGGAAAATGGGGCTTCGGCGTAATGCTGTTTATGCTTTTAATTATTTTCTGGCTCACCATTGCCGGTTCGAACTATCCGTCCCAGCTGCTCAGTGCATTTTTGTTTCAAACAGAGGAATGGATTTACAATGGACTTTCCTACATAGGCTGTCCGGTATTTATCCTTGAAATGGCGGTGCATGGCCTTTACAGAATGCTGATTTGGGTGGTTTCTGTTATGCTGCCGCCAATGGCGATTTTCTTTCCGCTGTTTACCCTGCTGGAGGACTTGGGATATCTGCCCCGGGTGGCGTTTAATTTAGACAAATGCTTTAAAAAGTGTAGCGCCTGCGGCAAACAGGCGTTGACCATGTGTATGGGATTTGGCTGCAATGCGGCGGGAGTTGTGGGGTGCAGAATTATTGATTCACCCCGCGAGCGGCTTATTGCCATGATAACCAACAATTTTGTACCGTGCAACGGCAGGTTCCCCACACTCATTTCCATAATCTCCATGTTTGTCATCACTGCCGCAGCGGGATTCTGGCAGTCGGCTGGGAGTGCGGTGGTTCTGCTTGGCGTAATCATGCTGGGAATATTCATGACGTTTCTCGTGTCGAAACTTCTGTCGGTAACAGTTTTGAAGGGGGTGCCGTCATCGTTTACGCTGGAGCTTCCGCCCTATCGGAAGCCGCAAATCGGAAAAGTTTTAATTCGCTCCATTTTTGACAGAACGTTGTTTGTGCTGGGCAGGGCGGCAGCGGTAGCGGCGCCTGCAGGGCTTATCATCTGGCTGATGGCAAACGTAACAGTGGGGGGGAACACGCTTCTTGCAATATGCTGCGGCGCATTAGACCCCTTTGGCCGGGCAATTGGCATGGACGGCGTTATCATTATGGCATTCATTTTGGGATTTCCGGCAAATGAAACGGTGATTCCGATTATGCTCATGGCATATCTTTCCGGCGGAAGCCTGATGGAGGCTGCGTCTTTAAGCGAACTGCGCCAGGTGCTTGTTTCAAACGGCTGGACTTATGTTACGGCAATCAACGTTATGCTGTTTTCTTTGATGCACTGGCCATGCTCCACCACACTGATGACGATTAAAAAAGAATCCGGCAGCATGAAATGGACGCTTGCAGCAGCGGCAATTCCAACGGCGATGGGCATTGGCTTATGTTTTCTTGTAACGCTGACAGCAAAATTCGTAACCGGTATCATTTAA
- a CDS encoding GNAT family N-acetyltransferase: MNNGKDAIFICLKDQPELLDKASHWFHSKWGVPLAEYRTSMKESLMQKSKIPRWYLVLNTKQEIVAGAGIIENDFHDRKDLTPNLCALFVEPEYRNNGIARSILDFARKDAGKAGFSTLYLITDHTTFYEKCGWSFLTMANDSSGPVRVYAAPTIT; encoded by the coding sequence ATGAATAATGGTAAAGACGCCATATTCATTTGTCTGAAAGACCAGCCTGAGCTTCTCGACAAAGCCTCCCATTGGTTTCACAGCAAATGGGGCGTTCCGTTAGCGGAATACCGCACAAGTATGAAAGAAAGCCTCATGCAGAAATCAAAAATTCCCCGGTGGTATCTTGTTTTAAACACGAAACAGGAAATTGTTGCAGGGGCGGGCATAATTGAAAACGATTTTCATGACCGGAAAGATTTAACACCCAACCTGTGCGCCCTGTTTGTGGAGCCTGAATATCGGAACAACGGCATTGCAAGGTCTATTTTAGATTTTGCGCGCAAAGACGCAGGCAAGGCGGGGTTTTCAACGCTTTATTTAATAACAGATCACACAACATTTTATGAAAAGTGCGGCTGGTCATTTTTAACCATGGCTAACGACAGCAGCGGGCCGGTTCGGGTTTATGCCGCACCAACAATAACGTAA
- a CDS encoding helix-turn-helix domain-containing protein — MPIIVNLDVMMAKRKIGLMELAEKMNITPANLSILKNNKAKAIRFSTLEEICKALSCQPADILEWREEEQ, encoded by the coding sequence ATGCCAATAATCGTTAATTTAGATGTTATGATGGCAAAACGGAAAATTGGACTTATGGAGCTTGCAGAAAAAATGAATATTACGCCTGCAAATCTTTCTATACTGAAAAACAACAAGGCCAAAGCAATTCGCTTTTCAACGCTGGAGGAAATTTGCAAGGCGCTTTCCTGCCAACCGGCAGACATCTTAGAATGGAGAGAGGAAGAACAATGA
- a CDS encoding ACT domain-containing protein, producing MTISQLSIFVENRPGTLYEITDTLGHAGVDIRAMSIADTKDFGIMRLIVNDIEKAKKALEDNGYVVSETPVIAAAVFDRPGALTDIMKLLANNGINIEYMYAFITISKQHAYTVIRVEDNDRAEEILKQNGIKLVTKQDIEKL from the coding sequence ATGACAATCAGCCAGTTATCAATTTTTGTGGAAAACAGACCCGGAACACTTTATGAAATTACCGACACGCTGGGCCATGCCGGTGTTGACATTCGGGCAATGTCAATTGCCGACACCAAGGATTTTGGCATTATGCGCCTCATTGTAAACGACATTGAGAAGGCAAAAAAGGCTCTTGAAGATAACGGCTATGTGGTTTCTGAAACCCCGGTAATTGCCGCCGCTGTTTTCGACCGTCCCGGCGCGCTGACAGACATTATGAAGCTTTTGGCAAACAACGGAATTAATATTGAATATATGTATGCCTTTATTACCATATCCAAACAGCATGCCTATACTGTGATTCGTGTGGAGGATAACGACCGCGCGGAAGAAATTTTAAAACAAAACGGCATTAAGCTCGTTACGAAACAGGACATTGAAAAGCTTTAA
- a CDS encoding sodium-translocating pyrophosphatase gives MENYAPFFVLGAAVLALIFAAYKFFAVKKLPEGTELMASISSKIRSGAMAYLKRQYKTVGIFFVVMVVLLAVLAGFGFLTPFVPFAFLTGGFFSGLSGFVGMKIATYANSRTANGAKEGLNKGLKIAFSSGTVMGMTVVGLGLLDISVWFILLKFVFRLPIDEIMAAMLTFGMGASSMALFARVGGGIFTKAADVGADLVGKVEAGIPEDDPRNPAVIADNVGDNVGDVAGMGADLYESYVGSIISCGALAVAAGHGIGGVLLPMLIAAIGIVASIVSTFFVSTKESATQKMLLGSLRKGTYSAAIISAIASFILIWKLMPGENGLFGAVISGLVAGVLIGFFTEYYTSDSYKPTQKLSESSGTGAATIIIDGIALGMRSTAIPVIIIGISVIASYFFAGGMGSFESGLYGVGLSAVGMLSTLGITLATDAYGPVADNAGGIAEMSGLPGEVRERTDALDSLGNTTAATGKGFAIGSAALTALALIVSYTDKIQDLDPTKLNLTITNPATLIGLFVGAMLPFLFSAMTMQAVGRAAQKIVVEVRRQFREIKGLLEGKAEADYTSCVDICTKSSLKEMVAPAALGVLAPIVVGLVLGCNGVVGMLAGALVSGFVLAIMMANSGGSWDNAKKYIEAGNFNGKGSENHKAAVVGDTVGDPFKDTSGPSVNILIKLLSMVSIVFASIVVTYGGFGLF, from the coding sequence ATGGAGAATTACGCACCTTTTTTTGTTTTAGGCGCGGCTGTTTTAGCGTTGATTTTTGCAGCATATAAGTTTTTTGCTGTGAAAAAGTTGCCCGAGGGCACAGAACTGATGGCCTCGATTTCATCAAAAATCAGAAGCGGTGCCATGGCATATTTAAAACGACAGTATAAAACTGTGGGCATCTTTTTTGTGGTTATGGTCGTTTTGCTTGCTGTTTTAGCAGGCTTCGGCTTTTTAACGCCATTTGTTCCGTTTGCCTTTTTAACAGGCGGATTCTTTTCCGGCCTGTCCGGCTTTGTTGGAATGAAAATTGCAACCTATGCCAATTCAAGAACTGCCAACGGTGCAAAAGAAGGCCTGAACAAGGGGTTAAAAATTGCCTTTTCCTCAGGAACCGTAATGGGAATGACGGTTGTCGGCCTTGGCCTTTTAGATATCAGCGTGTGGTTTATTCTTTTAAAATTTGTGTTTCGGCTTCCCATTGATGAAATTATGGCGGCCATGCTCACCTTTGGTATGGGCGCAAGCTCTATGGCCCTGTTTGCAAGGGTCGGCGGCGGCATTTTTACAAAGGCTGCCGACGTTGGCGCAGACCTTGTGGGCAAGGTTGAAGCGGGAATTCCGGAAGATGACCCGAGAAATCCTGCTGTTATTGCAGACAACGTGGGTGACAACGTAGGCGATGTTGCCGGAATGGGCGCAGACCTTTACGAGTCTTATGTCGGCTCAATTATTTCCTGCGGCGCGCTGGCTGTTGCGGCAGGTCACGGCATAGGCGGCGTTTTGTTGCCAATGCTGATTGCGGCAATTGGAATTGTTGCATCCATCGTTTCCACCTTTTTTGTTTCCACCAAAGAGAGTGCAACGCAGAAAATGCTCTTAGGCTCCTTGCGCAAAGGAACATATTCCGCGGCAATTATTTCTGCAATTGCAAGTTTTATTTTAATTTGGAAATTAATGCCCGGAGAAAACGGCCTGTTCGGCGCAGTTATCTCAGGACTTGTGGCGGGCGTTTTAATTGGATTTTTTACAGAATATTACACGTCCGACTCGTATAAACCGACGCAAAAGCTCTCAGAATCGTCGGGAACCGGCGCAGCAACCATTATCATTGACGGCATTGCACTGGGAATGCGCTCTACCGCCATTCCGGTTATCATCATTGGAATTTCTGTTATTGCAAGCTATTTCTTTGCGGGCGGAATGGGCTCGTTTGAAAGCGGACTTTATGGCGTGGGTCTTTCCGCTGTGGGAATGCTTTCAACCTTAGGCATCACTCTTGCAACCGACGCATATGGCCCTGTTGCAGACAACGCCGGCGGCATTGCTGAAATGAGCGGGCTGCCCGGCGAGGTTAGAGAGCGGACAGACGCGCTGGACTCTTTGGGCAACACCACCGCGGCAACAGGCAAAGGCTTTGCCATTGGTTCTGCCGCGCTGACGGCCTTGGCGCTGATTGTATCTTATACCGATAAAATTCAAGACCTTGACCCAACAAAGCTTAATTTAACCATCACAAACCCTGCAACGCTCATTGGATTGTTTGTGGGCGCAATGCTGCCGTTTTTGTTCTCGGCCATGACCATGCAGGCAGTGGGGCGGGCAGCACAGAAAATTGTTGTAGAAGTTCGCCGCCAGTTCAGAGAAATTAAGGGTCTGCTTGAGGGAAAAGCCGAAGCAGATTACACAAGCTGTGTGGACATCTGCACAAAATCTTCGTTGAAAGAAATGGTTGCCCCTGCGGCACTGGGCGTTTTGGCGCCGATTGTTGTTGGCCTTGTGCTTGGGTGCAACGGCGTTGTGGGAATGCTGGCAGGCGCTTTGGTGTCTGGCTTTGTTCTGGCTATTATGATGGCAAACTCCGGCGGCTCGTGGGACAATGCAAAAAAATATATTGAAGCCGGAAACTTTAACGGAAAGGGTTCCGAAAACCACAAGGCGGCTGTTGTGGGCGACACGGTGGGCGACCCCTTCAAAGATACCTCCGGCCCCTCTGTTAACATTTTAATTAAACTTTTATCTATGGTTTCCATTGTGTTTGCGTCCATTGTTGTGACCTATGGCGGATTTGGACTGTTTTAA
- a CDS encoding DUF2975 domain-containing protein codes for MYKNTVTHYVTKVLVDIMFYGGIVCVAAVPWLTKYLCFLLDKPADSQFYYITSAILFASGICAVFILLNLKQMFQTLLGGNPFVEKNISAFRRMAAACGVISFIFTIKCFLLFSLATVIIVLVFAIGALFCLTLKDIFKQAMYYKEEHDWTV; via the coding sequence ATGTATAAAAACACGGTTACACATTATGTTACAAAGGTCTTGGTGGACATTATGTTTTATGGCGGAATTGTATGTGTGGCGGCTGTTCCTTGGCTGACAAAGTATTTATGCTTCCTTTTGGACAAGCCTGCAGACAGCCAGTTTTATTACATAACGTCGGCAATTTTGTTTGCATCGGGAATTTGTGCTGTTTTCATTCTATTGAATTTAAAACAAATGTTTCAAACATTGCTGGGCGGAAATCCATTTGTGGAAAAAAACATTTCCGCTTTTCGGAGGATGGCTGCGGCATGCGGCGTTATTTCGTTTATTTTCACTATAAAGTGTTTTTTGCTGTTTTCTCTGGCAACGGTGATTATTGTGCTGGTGTTTGCAATTGGCGCGTTGTTTTGCCTGACGTTAAAGGACATTTTCAAACAGGCAATGTACTATAAAGAAGAACATGATTGGACGGTGTAA